A DNA window from Parabacteroides johnsonii DSM 18315 contains the following coding sequences:
- a CDS encoding DUF5686 and carboxypeptidase-like regulatory domain-containing protein: protein MVRFIRYIILIALLQVVAGTFLSYAQSFTSASGIVKDSITGEPLPFVSVYFDGSTIGAMTDDNGTFTLQNNQGYTKLAAASLGYDTKFIDLKPGKKNDNLEVLLKPTAFEISEVVVKPKREKYTRKDNPAVELIKKVIAHKNDNRIEAKPEYQTEVYEKLSLSLDNFNPNLDKNKFLKKFKFIKNYLDTSEFNGKPILTVSVRENLSDFYYRKSPKAEKTIVRAKRMQGIDKTLDDGGGITSNLEEIFKSINIFDNNIPILLNRFVSPLSSTLATTYYHYYIMDTLDVGGDKCVDLAFVPANSESYGFTGRLYITLDGNYAVKKALLNTPAKINLNWVDKLRIEQEFKQMPDSTWVLDQENTFVNFYVVKGTQQLYAHQLRDYDNYNFNVQNADSIFGLLGALHILPEATAQPDTFWMHNRPIPLKEKEDALKDLLGQLRKVPAFNAIIKTAEILITGYIPTANDKKVTKFDFGPMNTTFSANHLEGFRMRVGGMTTANLSPYWFASGYLAYGTNDRKIKYNLKLTHSFTKKEYHEGENPVNNLSFIQEYDVYTPGQDFLFTSKDNIFVAWKVGEPVTKMQYIRKSVLQYEKEWLNGLTWKSWMMNQNNEAAGTLQYIKRDASGNLYHIKDFTTSEIGTQLRFAPGERAYNGRSGKESVFNLSKDAPVFKLSHQLGIKGVLGGDYNYNHTEISAEKRIWLSSFGHIDAQVKAGKVWDKVPFPLLILPNTNQSITIQPEAFHMMNALEFVTDQYVSFNATYYMKGWLLNRIPGIKWLRLREVLSFNMIYGGLTDKNNPTLTPGLFLLPEGTQPLGNTPYMECSVGLENIFKILRIDYYRRLTYLDHPDIKKGGIRIALRFTF, encoded by the coding sequence ATGGTAAGATTTATCCGTTATATAATATTAATAGCTCTGTTACAAGTAGTAGCAGGAACTTTTCTATCATACGCTCAGAGTTTTACCTCGGCATCCGGTATTGTCAAAGATTCGATTACCGGTGAACCACTCCCGTTCGTATCCGTCTATTTTGACGGGTCGACTATCGGAGCTATGACAGACGACAATGGGACATTTACCCTCCAAAACAACCAGGGCTACACCAAACTGGCCGCCGCCTCATTGGGCTACGATACTAAATTCATCGACCTCAAGCCTGGTAAAAAGAATGACAATCTGGAAGTATTGTTGAAACCGACTGCTTTCGAAATCTCGGAAGTCGTAGTCAAACCCAAAAGAGAAAAATATACTCGCAAGGATAATCCGGCTGTAGAGCTTATCAAGAAAGTTATTGCACACAAGAACGATAACCGGATCGAAGCAAAACCAGAATATCAAACGGAAGTATACGAAAAATTAAGCCTGTCGCTGGATAATTTCAATCCGAATCTCGACAAGAACAAATTTTTGAAAAAGTTCAAATTTATCAAAAACTATCTGGATACATCCGAGTTTAACGGCAAACCGATCCTGACCGTTTCCGTTCGTGAAAACCTATCGGATTTCTACTACCGGAAAAGTCCCAAAGCGGAAAAGACAATTGTCAGAGCCAAGCGTATGCAGGGAATCGATAAGACATTGGATGACGGTGGCGGCATAACCTCCAACCTGGAAGAGATTTTCAAGAGTATCAATATTTTCGATAACAACATTCCTATCCTATTGAACCGGTTCGTCAGCCCGTTATCATCGACATTAGCGACCACATATTACCATTACTACATCATGGATACGCTTGATGTGGGAGGAGATAAATGTGTGGATCTGGCTTTCGTTCCGGCAAACAGCGAAAGCTACGGGTTTACGGGACGGCTTTATATAACGCTTGACGGTAATTATGCAGTCAAGAAAGCGTTGTTGAACACACCGGCAAAGATCAATCTGAACTGGGTGGACAAGCTCCGTATCGAGCAGGAATTCAAACAGATGCCGGATAGTACCTGGGTACTTGACCAAGAGAATACCTTTGTCAATTTCTATGTAGTAAAGGGTACGCAACAGCTCTATGCACACCAGCTCAGGGATTACGACAATTATAATTTCAACGTTCAAAATGCAGATTCCATTTTCGGCCTTTTAGGAGCATTGCATATCTTGCCGGAGGCGACAGCACAGCCGGATACGTTCTGGATGCATAATCGTCCTATCCCGCTGAAAGAAAAGGAAGATGCGCTAAAAGACTTATTGGGGCAACTGCGGAAAGTCCCGGCCTTCAATGCCATTATTAAAACTGCGGAAATCCTGATAACGGGCTATATCCCGACAGCAAATGACAAGAAGGTAACCAAATTCGACTTCGGCCCGATGAATACGACCTTCAGTGCGAACCATCTGGAAGGTTTCCGTATGCGTGTGGGAGGAATGACGACTGCCAACCTCAGTCCGTATTGGTTTGCAAGTGGCTATCTGGCTTACGGTACAAATGACCGCAAGATCAAGTACAACCTGAAATTAACGCACAGTTTCACTAAAAAAGAATATCACGAAGGTGAAAATCCGGTCAATAACTTGTCGTTTATCCAGGAATATGATGTGTACACCCCAGGCCAGGATTTCCTTTTCACAAGCAAGGATAACATTTTCGTTGCCTGGAAAGTAGGTGAGCCGGTTACCAAGATGCAGTATATCCGCAAAAGTGTATTGCAATACGAAAAAGAATGGCTGAACGGCCTGACATGGAAGTCCTGGATGATGAACCAGAACAACGAGGCGGCAGGGACGCTTCAATATATCAAACGGGACGCATCCGGGAATTTATACCATATAAAAGATTTTACGACATCTGAAATCGGAACACAGCTGCGTTTCGCTCCGGGTGAACGCGCTTATAACGGGCGTTCAGGAAAAGAATCCGTATTCAACTTGTCCAAAGACGCACCCGTATTCAAGCTTTCTCATCAATTAGGTATCAAAGGCGTGTTAGGCGGCGATTACAATTACAACCATACGGAGATCAGCGCCGAGAAACGTATCTGGCTTTCTTCGTTCGGACATATCGACGCACAGGTTAAAGCGGGCAAGGTCTGGGATAAAGTACCTTTCCCCCTGCTGATATTGCCGAATACGAACCAATCCATCACCATCCAACCGGAAGCATTCCACATGATGAACGCATTGGAGTTCGTGACCGACCAATATGTATCGTTCAATGCTACTTATTATATGAAGGGCTGGCTTCTGAACCGTATTCCGGGCATCAAGTGGCTGCGTCTGCGTGAAGTTCTTTCCTTTAATATGATCTATGGCGGACTGACGGATAAAAACAATCCGACCTTGACCCCTGGACTTTTCTTGTTGCCGGAAGGGACACAGCCATTAGGTAACACTCCCTACATGGAATGCAGCGTCGGTTTGGAAAATATATTCAAGATCCTGCGCATTGATTATTACAGACGCTTAACCTATCTGGACCACCCTGACATCAAAAAGGGAGGTATCCGTATTGCGCTGAGATTCACTTTCTAA
- a CDS encoding cation diffusion facilitator family transporter: MKEHIRKRKIMAVTLTGSFANFLLLVFKFIAGVLGHSSAMIADAVHSLSDFVTDIIVLLFINISSKPKDEGHDYGHGKYETLATTIIGIVLMCVGAGLFWDGANKIFGFYFRNEQLESPGKIALIAAIVSILVKEALYRLTLYVGKKENSQAVIANAWHHRSDAFSSIGTTLGIGGAILLGDNWRVLDPIAAVIVSILIVKVAFQLVVPAINDLLEKSLPGEVEDEILSIINETPEVRNPHNLCTRRIGNDFAIEVHIRIDGQITVSRAHELTKEIENKLRLKFGPTTHIILHVEPIKEKKDE, translated from the coding sequence ATGAAAGAACATATTAGAAAACGAAAAATCATGGCTGTGACCTTGACCGGATCTTTTGCCAACTTTCTGCTATTGGTTTTCAAATTTATAGCAGGTGTGTTAGGGCACAGTAGCGCCATGATCGCAGACGCCGTCCATTCTCTATCTGATTTTGTGACAGATATAATTGTTTTGCTCTTCATTAACATATCGTCCAAACCGAAAGACGAAGGCCATGACTATGGGCACGGGAAGTACGAGACTTTGGCTACTACGATCATCGGGATTGTCCTGATGTGTGTTGGAGCCGGTCTTTTCTGGGATGGTGCGAATAAGATTTTCGGATTTTATTTTAGGAACGAACAGTTGGAAAGCCCTGGTAAGATCGCACTTATTGCCGCCATTGTCTCTATTCTGGTAAAGGAAGCCCTGTATCGTCTGACGTTATATGTCGGGAAGAAAGAAAATAGCCAGGCCGTTATTGCGAATGCCTGGCATCATCGTTCGGATGCTTTTTCTTCTATAGGGACGACGTTGGGTATTGGAGGAGCTATCCTCTTAGGTGATAACTGGCGTGTGTTGGACCCGATAGCAGCCGTGATCGTCAGCATATTGATTGTGAAGGTGGCCTTTCAGTTGGTCGTACCTGCAATTAATGATTTGTTGGAGAAATCTTTACCGGGTGAGGTCGAAGATGAGATTCTCTCTATAATAAATGAGACACCGGAGGTCAGGAATCCGCATAATCTATGTACACGCAGAATCGGTAATGATTTTGCAATAGAAGTACATATCCGGATAGACGGGCAAATAACCGTAAGCCGGGCACATGAACTGACGAAGGAGATAGAAAATAAGCTACGTTTGAAATTTGGTCCGACAACCCATATCATCTTACATGTCGAACCTATAAAAGAGAAAAAAGATGAGTGA
- a CDS encoding symporter small accessory protein — protein MFGISDPGIWLAYLLALVCLFYSIWFGITHWNKDDEDNTNPQQPEK, from the coding sequence ATGTTCGGAATAAGCGACCCTGGCATCTGGCTGGCCTACTTGTTAGCCCTCGTCTGCCTGTTTTATTCCATTTGGTTCGGAATAACCCATTGGAATAAAGACGACGAAGATAATACAAACCCACAACAGCCGGAAAAATGA
- a CDS encoding Na+/H+ antiporter NhaC family protein → MADPNSSRLHHTPNPWALTPLVVFLLSYLVVSIIAGDFYKMPITVAFVIASVVAIAMSKGGKLSNRTEQFCRGAANSNIMLMVLIFILAGAFAQTAKAMGAVDATVNLAMSILPGNLLAAGIFLAACFISISVGTSVGTIVALAPVAVGIASKTGMPDALMLGVVVSGAMFGDNLSFISDTTIVATRTQGCNMNDKFKVNIRIALPIAILTGFLYVLIGNGVGSGYETGPIEWVKVLPYLIVLITAICGVNVMMVLIVGIILSGIVGLLTGGFDIWGWNASMGLGITNMGELIIVTLLAGGMLEMIRYNGGIDWIILKLTSRIRSAKGAEGSIAALISFANLCTANNTIALIMAGPIAKDIADRFKIDPRRSASLLDIFSCFIQGIIPYGAQLLMAAGLGHVSPIEIMQYLYYPYLLGLGALLAIAFNYPRKYSLNKV, encoded by the coding sequence ATGGCAGATCCGAACAGTTCACGTTTACACCATACCCCTAATCCCTGGGCGCTGACACCTCTGGTTGTTTTTTTATTATCTTACCTTGTCGTGTCAATTATTGCAGGTGATTTCTACAAGATGCCTATTACCGTAGCCTTTGTTATTGCCTCGGTAGTGGCCATCGCCATGTCCAAAGGGGGCAAGCTCAGCAACCGGACCGAACAATTCTGCCGTGGAGCGGCCAACAGCAATATTATGCTGATGGTATTAATCTTCATTCTTGCCGGTGCTTTCGCCCAAACAGCCAAAGCGATGGGGGCTGTCGATGCTACCGTAAACTTGGCCATGTCCATCCTGCCGGGCAATTTGTTGGCAGCCGGAATCTTCCTTGCCGCCTGCTTCATTTCCATTTCCGTCGGAACATCCGTCGGGACAATCGTTGCTCTGGCTCCTGTTGCCGTAGGGATCGCCAGCAAAACCGGAATGCCGGATGCCCTGATGCTGGGTGTCGTAGTAAGCGGAGCCATGTTCGGAGACAACCTCTCTTTCATATCGGATACCACTATTGTTGCCACCCGCACACAAGGTTGTAATATGAACGACAAGTTCAAGGTGAATATTCGAATCGCCCTTCCGATCGCTATCCTGACCGGTTTTCTCTATGTACTGATCGGAAATGGGGTCGGGAGCGGATATGAAACAGGGCCGATCGAATGGGTCAAAGTCCTGCCCTATCTGATTGTCCTGATAACAGCTATCTGCGGTGTGAATGTCATGATGGTCCTGATAGTCGGAATTATCCTTTCCGGTATCGTCGGATTGCTGACAGGCGGGTTCGACATCTGGGGATGGAATGCTTCAATGGGACTGGGCATCACGAATATGGGTGAACTTATCATCGTGACTTTACTGGCCGGCGGAATGCTGGAAATGATACGATATAACGGAGGTATCGACTGGATCATCCTGAAACTCACTTCCCGCATCCGTTCCGCCAAAGGAGCAGAAGGGAGCATTGCCGCGTTAATCAGTTTTGCTAACCTTTGTACTGCCAACAATACCATCGCCTTGATCATGGCAGGTCCGATAGCCAAAGATATTGCCGACCGTTTTAAAATAGATCCGAGACGCAGTGCCAGCCTACTGGATATTTTTTCCTGCTTCATACAGGGCATCATACCTTACGGTGCACAATTGTTGATGGCAGCAGGTTTAGGGCATGTCTCTCCCATTGAGATCATGCAGTATTTATATTATCCTTATCTTTTGGGGCTTGGCGCATTATTGGCTATCGCTTTCAATTATCCCCGTAAATATAGCTTGAACAAGGTGTAA
- a CDS encoding type IX secretion system plug protein: protein MRVYSLLFMMFFALSIGANAQVKFFTNVNSKQIKTLQVKVAGELISEPYITLGGEEQIEINFDGLGSGYTRYAYNVVHCNADWTQSQLSPIEYMNGFQGTTIDDFANSIGTTTQYSNYRLLLPNDDIQFKVSGNYAIQIYNEDTPDQIILTACFSVVEPVVNISASVSGNTDIDTNQSHQQVSFNINNKNFPITYPQTDLKIFVYQDNRRDNAVTDLQPMSILENQISYTYNRNLIFPAGNEYRRMEFLSNKYNGMHVENISFHNPYYNVELMTDYKRDKGTYQYDQDQDGRFFIRCSDCNDPDTEADYYIVHFTLACDPLPGGSVYLNGELFNNVLDEKSKMGYNFETKQYEKAVLLKQGSYNYQYLFVPTGSTIGQTGPIEGNYYQTQNEYSIYVYYRPMGARYDRLIGVTTVRNEMQVF from the coding sequence ATGAGAGTGTACAGTTTACTATTTATGATGTTTTTTGCCCTTTCCATCGGGGCAAACGCACAGGTGAAGTTCTTCACCAATGTCAATAGCAAGCAGATAAAAACGCTTCAGGTGAAAGTTGCCGGAGAGTTGATATCCGAGCCTTACATAACGTTGGGAGGAGAAGAACAGATCGAAATCAATTTCGACGGTTTGGGGAGTGGATACACACGATATGCTTATAATGTGGTGCACTGCAATGCCGACTGGACACAATCCCAACTGAGTCCGATCGAATATATGAATGGCTTCCAGGGAACAACAATCGACGATTTTGCCAATTCCATCGGAACTACTACCCAATATTCGAACTACCGGCTCCTACTTCCGAACGACGATATCCAGTTTAAGGTCTCCGGCAATTATGCCATCCAGATTTATAACGAGGATACACCGGACCAGATCATTTTGACAGCCTGTTTCTCTGTGGTAGAACCAGTTGTCAATATCTCGGCTTCAGTGAGCGGTAACACGGATATCGACACTAATCAAAGCCACCAACAGGTAAGCTTCAACATTAACAACAAAAATTTCCCGATCACTTACCCGCAGACGGACCTGAAGATATTCGTTTACCAGGATAACCGGCGCGATAATGCCGTGACAGACTTGCAGCCTATGAGCATTCTGGAAAATCAAATATCCTACACGTATAACCGCAACCTTATTTTCCCTGCCGGGAACGAGTATCGCCGCATGGAATTCCTAAGCAATAAATATAATGGTATGCATGTCGAAAATATCTCTTTCCACAATCCTTACTATAATGTGGAACTTATGACCGATTACAAGCGGGATAAAGGCACTTACCAATATGATCAGGATCAGGACGGCCGCTTCTTCATCCGCTGCAGTGATTGTAACGATCCGGATACGGAAGCGGATTATTATATCGTGCATTTTACGCTTGCATGTGATCCGCTACCCGGCGGGAGTGTCTATCTGAACGGAGAGCTATTTAATAATGTATTGGATGAAAAAAGCAAAATGGGCTATAACTTCGAGACGAAGCAATACGAAAAAGCGGTGCTCCTCAAACAGGGAAGTTACAATTATCAGTATTTGTTTGTTCCGACTGGTTCCACTATTGGCCAAACAGGCCCGATAGAAGGTAATTACTACCAGACGCAAAATGAATATAGCATCTATGTCTATTACCGTCCGATGGGTGCCCGCTATGATCGGCTGATCGGTGTCACGACTGTCAGGAACGAGATGCAGGTATTCTAA
- the guaD gene encoding guanine deaminase, which translates to MSELTLYKGEVFDFIDSPLNRKDAYRYFPDGALVVQDGKIIDCGPFKEVKGRYIDYEQVDYSGKLLMPGFIDSHIHYPQAEIIGMYGKQLLDWLDDYTFPAEQGFALSEHADRMARSFIEELFRNGTTACMAYATVHPASVTALFSVASEYNMCMLTGKVLMDRNAPAGLTDTAEQGESESRSLIETWHGKGRNRYVITPRFAISCSTEQLIAAGRLHEQYPGTYIQTHLSENKDEINSTLSLYPDCQDYLEVYERAGLVTDRSVFGHCIHLSDSECRRLAEAGSVIAHCPTSNLFLGSGLFDMLQANRVGMQTVLATDVGAGTSFSLLRTMGEAYKVQQLNGYPVSVFESLYKCTLGAAKALHLDDEIGCFGKGRKADFIVIDYAVTPSQQVRMDYLKHHEKWTLENKLFGLQTIGDDRNILATYIVGRRMK; encoded by the coding sequence ATGAGTGAACTGACATTATACAAAGGAGAAGTTTTTGATTTTATCGATTCTCCGTTAAATAGAAAAGATGCTTACCGGTATTTTCCCGATGGGGCATTGGTCGTACAGGATGGAAAAATAATCGATTGCGGGCCTTTTAAGGAGGTCAAAGGCCGTTATATCGATTACGAACAGGTTGATTATTCAGGTAAACTCCTGATGCCTGGATTTATAGATTCCCATATCCACTACCCACAAGCCGAAATAATCGGTATGTACGGGAAGCAGTTGCTGGATTGGCTGGATGATTATACTTTTCCAGCGGAACAGGGGTTTGCTCTTTCGGAGCATGCGGACAGGATGGCCCGTTCCTTTATAGAAGAGCTGTTCCGGAACGGAACAACGGCTTGCATGGCTTATGCAACGGTACATCCGGCATCCGTCACCGCCCTCTTCTCTGTTGCGTCGGAATATAATATGTGTATGTTGACCGGAAAAGTGCTGATGGACCGGAATGCTCCGGCAGGATTGACCGATACGGCGGAACAGGGGGAATCCGAAAGCCGGTCCTTGATTGAAACGTGGCATGGAAAAGGACGGAACCGCTATGTCATCACACCTCGTTTTGCTATATCCTGTTCAACGGAACAACTGATTGCAGCCGGACGTTTGCACGAACAATATCCGGGCACTTATATACAGACACATCTTTCCGAGAATAAAGATGAGATCAACAGCACGCTTTCCTTGTACCCTGATTGCCAAGATTACCTGGAAGTATACGAGCGGGCCGGATTGGTTACGGACCGCTCTGTCTTCGGGCATTGTATTCATTTGTCTGATTCGGAATGCCGACGGCTGGCCGAAGCCGGTTCTGTCATCGCGCATTGTCCTACATCCAACCTCTTTTTGGGAAGTGGCTTGTTTGATATGCTACAAGCCAATCGTGTCGGTATGCAAACCGTATTGGCGACGGATGTCGGAGCCGGAACTTCTTTTTCTTTGCTGCGCACGATGGGAGAGGCATATAAGGTGCAGCAACTTAATGGATATCCGGTGTCTGTATTCGAGTCATTATATAAATGTACGTTGGGAGCAGCCAAGGCACTTCATTTGGACGATGAAATCGGCTGTTTCGGGAAAGGTCGGAAAGCGGACTTCATTGTTATAGATTATGCTGTCACACCCTCCCAGCAGGTACGCATGGATTATCTGAAACACCATGAGAAGTGGACATTGGAAAACAAACTGTTCGGTCTGCAAACTATTGGAGACGACAGGAATATTCTGGCAACCTATATAGTGGGAAGGCGGATGAAGTAA
- a CDS encoding sodium:solute symporter family protein — MSTLTLGIVVIIYMFILAWLGYIGYKQTKNASDYLLGGRKVNPIIMALSYGATFISASAIVGFGGVAATFGMGIQWLCLLNMFMGVVIAFIIFGRNTRKLGEKYNARTFPQLLGLHYNSRAIQIFIAAIIFIGMPLYAAVVMKGGAVFIEQMFHIDLHLALLIFTLIVAAYVITGGIKGVLYTDALQAVIMFACMLFLLFWFYRVMDMGFIEANRKLTEIAPLVPERFKEVGHLGWTAMPVTGSPQWYTLVTSLILGVGIGCLAQPQLVVRFMMVESTKQLNRGVLIGCVFLIVTVGAIYHVGALSNLFFLKTEGVVASEAIKDMDKIIPLFIDRAMPEWFSAVFMLCILSASMSTLSAQFHTMGASFGADIFPKLGHRQNANSTMGVRIGVLCSILVSYIICYTLSAGVIARGTALFMGICAATFLPAYFCSLFWKKATKEGALASLWTGALASLFAMLFLHKAEAGAVGLCNMLSGRDVLIDIYPWFAIDPILFALPLSTVAMVLTSLITYKKQEI; from the coding sequence ATGAGCACACTGACTTTAGGTATCGTAGTAATCATCTATATGTTCATCCTGGCCTGGTTGGGATACATCGGATACAAACAGACGAAAAATGCCAGCGATTATTTGCTGGGGGGACGGAAAGTGAATCCCATCATCATGGCCCTTTCATACGGGGCGACCTTTATTTCCGCATCGGCCATTGTCGGTTTCGGAGGGGTTGCAGCCACATTTGGTATGGGAATCCAATGGCTTTGCTTATTAAATATGTTTATGGGCGTTGTCATCGCTTTTATCATATTCGGGCGGAACACCCGTAAATTAGGCGAAAAGTACAATGCCCGCACATTCCCGCAATTATTGGGACTGCACTATAATTCACGTGCCATACAGATATTCATTGCCGCCATCATCTTTATCGGCATGCCGCTGTATGCAGCAGTCGTGATGAAAGGAGGTGCAGTGTTCATCGAACAGATGTTCCACATAGACTTGCATCTGGCACTGCTTATTTTCACGCTTATAGTAGCGGCCTATGTAATCACAGGAGGTATTAAAGGCGTGTTATATACAGATGCTTTGCAAGCCGTCATTATGTTCGCCTGCATGTTGTTCCTGCTATTTTGGTTCTATCGGGTGATGGATATGGGCTTTATCGAAGCCAACCGGAAGCTGACGGAAATCGCCCCGCTTGTCCCTGAACGTTTTAAGGAGGTAGGACACCTGGGATGGACGGCCATGCCGGTGACCGGTTCTCCACAATGGTATACCCTCGTAACCTCGCTTATTCTGGGAGTCGGTATCGGCTGTCTCGCCCAACCTCAGTTGGTCGTACGTTTTATGATGGTGGAAAGCACCAAGCAATTGAACCGGGGCGTTCTGATCGGTTGTGTTTTTCTGATCGTGACCGTCGGAGCCATTTATCATGTCGGGGCATTATCGAACCTCTTTTTTCTGAAAACAGAAGGCGTGGTTGCATCGGAAGCCATCAAGGATATGGATAAGATTATCCCGCTGTTTATCGACCGGGCAATGCCGGAATGGTTCAGTGCCGTTTTCATGCTCTGTATCTTGTCGGCAAGTATGTCTACACTCAGCGCCCAGTTCCACACGATGGGAGCTTCTTTCGGGGCAGACATATTCCCAAAACTGGGACATCGACAGAATGCTAACTCGACGATGGGCGTACGCATCGGAGTACTTTGCTCCATTCTGGTAAGTTATATAATCTGTTATACGCTGAGCGCAGGAGTCATAGCACGCGGGACAGCCCTGTTCATGGGGATTTGTGCCGCCACTTTCCTCCCGGCCTACTTCTGTTCCCTTTTCTGGAAGAAGGCGACCAAAGAAGGAGCACTGGCTAGTTTATGGACGGGGGCGCTGGCAAGTTTGTTTGCTATGCTGTTTCTTCACAAGGCGGAAGCCGGAGCGGTCGGCTTATGTAATATGCTGTCTGGGCGTGATGTTTTGATCGATATCTATCCTTGGTTCGCCATCGATCCGATCCTGTTCGCATTGCCTTTATCCACCGTTGCGATGGTTCTCACAAGCCTAATAACGTACAAAAAGCAAGAGATCTGA
- a CDS encoding phenylacetate--CoA ligase family protein — protein MEYWQKDIETMNREDLAKLQLERLKKTIEAAGNSPFYSKIFKENGITADSIQSLDDLQKIPFTTKDDLRNNYPYGMAAIPIKDCVRIHSSSGTTGNPTVVLHSAKDLDQWANQVARCMYMVGIRNTDVFQNTSGYGMFTGGLGFQYGAEKLGCLTVPAAAGNTKRQIKFITDFGTTCLHIIPSYATRLAEVMYEMGLDPRRDTQLHTVCIGAEPHSEEQRHRIEQLLGVKAYNCFGMSEMNGPGVAFECTEQNGLHIWEDNVIVEIIDPVTLQPVKEGEVGEMVLTTINREAMPLFRYRTRDLTCVLPGECPCGRTHKRLARFKGRSDDMIILKGVNLFPIQIEKILMQFKELGSNYLITIETVGNNDEMLIEVELSDLFTDDYSVLQRLTKEITRQLKDELLLTPHLKLVAKGSLPVQDGKAVRVKDLRKLC, from the coding sequence ATGGAATATTGGCAGAAAGATATTGAAACCATGAATCGTGAAGACTTGGCAAAGCTACAGTTGGAGCGATTGAAAAAGACAATTGAAGCAGCCGGAAATTCTCCTTTCTACAGCAAGATTTTCAAAGAAAACGGCATTACGGCCGACAGTATACAATCATTGGACGACTTGCAAAAGATACCTTTTACGACGAAAGACGACCTTCGCAACAATTATCCGTACGGTATGGCAGCTATTCCTATCAAAGACTGTGTCCGTATCCATTCATCGAGCGGCACGACAGGAAACCCCACGGTCGTGTTGCATTCGGCCAAAGATCTGGACCAATGGGCTAATCAGGTGGCACGATGTATGTATATGGTAGGTATCCGCAACACGGACGTCTTCCAGAACACTTCCGGCTACGGAATGTTCACCGGTGGATTAGGATTCCAATACGGAGCCGAAAAATTAGGTTGTCTGACCGTACCGGCAGCAGCTGGAAATACCAAACGGCAGATCAAGTTCATCACGGATTTCGGTACGACTTGCCTCCATATCATTCCCAGCTATGCGACCCGCCTGGCAGAAGTAATGTATGAAATGGGCCTCGATCCCCGTCGCGACACCCAACTGCACACCGTTTGTATCGGTGCCGAGCCCCACTCGGAAGAGCAACGCCACCGGATCGAACAATTGTTAGGCGTAAAAGCATATAATTGTTTCGGGATGTCGGAAATGAACGGTCCCGGCGTCGCATTCGAATGCACGGAACAGAACGGTCTCCATATCTGGGAAGATAATGTAATCGTAGAAATTATCGATCCTGTCACACTGCAACCGGTAAAAGAAGGGGAAGTCGGCGAAATGGTCCTGACGACCATCAACCGCGAGGCAATGCCTTTGTTCCGATACCGTACCCGTGACCTGACCTGTGTCCTTCCGGGCGAATGCCCTTGCGGACGGACGCACAAACGCCTGGCACGTTTCAAAGGCCGCAGCGACGACATGATCATATTGAAAGGGGTCAACCTCTTCCCTATCCAGATCGAAAAGATACTGATGCAGTTTAAAGAACTGGGTAGCAATTATCTGATTACAATCGAAACGGTAGGAAACAATGACGAGATGCTGATCGAAGTGGAATTGAGCGACCTGTTTACCGACGATTACAGCGTTTTGCAACGTCTGACAAAGGAAATCACCCGCCAGTTGAAGGATGAGTTGCTTCTGACTCCCCATCTCAAACTGGTCGCTAAAGGCTCTCTGCCGGTACAGGATGGAAAAGCTGTCCGGGTGAAAGACTTGCGTAAACTTTGCTGA